One Bradyrhizobium sp. ISRA464 genomic window carries:
- a CDS encoding IS256 family transposase, giving the protein MTRDITPAGSPATGAVDEAFAEVRASFDRFCLAAGIEALGTMMEADVTAACGPRHGRDAARRAHRWGRTRGRIGFHGGKIEVERPRVRGVDGREVTIPSWETAAEEDWLGRWAMNLMLINVSTRRFGRAVRLPEGDVPAPPGSGVSKSAASRRFVALSAARLADFMAADLSALDLLVVQIDGLHLGDDLVLVAAIGVDGEGNKHPLALVEGATENAATVQALLDNLVSRGLDPTVPRLFIVDGAKALSKAIRRTFGSAAAIQRCQIHKARNIMEHLPKEHHAATRRVLRQAWELDDADKAEKLIRNLARRLDQQWPGVAASILEGLDEILTVVRLKLPKELRRSLACTNIAENMMGTIRRVTRNVKRWRDAGMALRWVAAGMIEANNGFRRLKAHKQLSVLRAALQAHHDRMTIKPVAHVTRAA; this is encoded by the coding sequence ATGACGAGAGATATCACACCGGCTGGTTCGCCGGCGACCGGGGCTGTGGACGAAGCGTTTGCAGAAGTGCGGGCGAGCTTCGATCGGTTCTGCCTTGCGGCAGGAATCGAGGCGCTCGGCACGATGATGGAGGCGGATGTTACGGCGGCCTGCGGGCCGCGCCACGGTCGCGACGCGGCGCGGCGGGCGCACCGTTGGGGCCGAACGCGGGGACGGATCGGCTTCCACGGCGGCAAGATCGAGGTCGAGCGCCCGCGCGTCCGAGGCGTGGACGGCCGCGAGGTCACGATCCCGAGCTGGGAAACGGCGGCGGAGGAGGATTGGCTCGGTCGTTGGGCGATGAACCTGATGCTGATCAATGTGTCGACGCGCCGGTTCGGCCGCGCTGTCCGGCTGCCCGAGGGTGACGTGCCGGCACCGCCCGGATCGGGGGTTTCGAAGTCGGCGGCCTCGCGGAGGTTCGTAGCGCTGTCGGCGGCGCGGCTGGCCGACTTCATGGCTGCCGATCTGTCCGCGCTCGACCTTCTGGTGGTCCAAATCGATGGGCTGCATCTCGGCGACGATCTCGTGCTGGTCGCCGCGATCGGGGTTGACGGCGAAGGCAACAAGCATCCGCTGGCGCTGGTGGAAGGGGCGACCGAGAATGCCGCAACGGTTCAGGCCCTGCTGGACAACCTGGTCTCGCGCGGGCTCGACCCGACGGTGCCAAGACTGTTCATCGTCGACGGCGCGAAAGCGTTGTCGAAGGCGATCCGCCGCACCTTCGGTTCGGCCGCTGCGATCCAGCGCTGCCAGATCCACAAGGCGCGCAACATCATGGAACACCTGCCAAAAGAGCATCATGCGGCCACTCGTCGGGTGCTGCGCCAGGCCTGGGAGCTCGATGACGCCGACAAGGCTGAAAAATTGATCCGCAATCTCGCGCGTCGACTCGACCAGCAATGGCCCGGCGTAGCGGCCAGCATCCTCGAAGGCCTCGACGAAATCCTGACTGTCGTCCGGTTGAAGCTGCCGAAGGAGCTTCGTCGATCGCTCGCCTGTACCAACATCGCCGAGAACATGATGGGCACCATTCGCCGCGTCACGCGCAACGTCAAACGCTGGCGGGATGCCGGTATGGCCTTGCGATGGGTCGCGGCCGGCATGATCGAGGCCAACAACGGCTTCCGACGATTGAAGGCGCATAAGCAATTGTCGGTTCTGCGTGCGGCCCTTCAAGCTCACCACGATCGCATGACGATCAAGCCCGTTGCCCACGTCACGAGGGCCGCGTAA
- a CDS encoding sterol desaturase family protein codes for MLASFLMSSVIARATGYAALYLGIYYATRLLEKKWPIADIPRSEFRDDWLAVIVSIGLENMFAPVAAICAGTIMGYTGFGWIQLPTEGYWWCASLAFVVVALDLYKYAFHRLQHAIPFLWAMHSFHHSANAVTFITGGRHYWLERVLADAFLPILAILLRVPADMAIAAGVIFFVPDTCAHLNVRMPLGRFVTWINNPQWHRIHHSVLMEHRDKNFASFFPLWDILFGTAWVPRPDEYPATGLVPAERVDIINSVIWPIRHLRHREAKNELG; via the coding sequence ATGCTCGCGTCATTTCTCATGTCAAGCGTGATTGCACGCGCTACTGGCTACGCGGCCTTGTACCTAGGAATCTATTACGCCACTCGCCTTTTGGAAAAAAAGTGGCCCATTGCGGATATTCCCCGCTCCGAATTTCGTGATGACTGGCTGGCGGTTATCGTGAGCATCGGACTGGAAAACATGTTTGCTCCGGTGGCTGCGATATGCGCTGGCACGATTATGGGCTATACTGGGTTCGGCTGGATTCAGCTACCGACTGAAGGTTACTGGTGGTGCGCCTCTCTCGCATTCGTCGTGGTGGCACTGGATCTCTACAAGTACGCATTCCATCGTCTCCAACATGCGATCCCGTTCCTTTGGGCGATGCATTCGTTCCATCACAGCGCAAATGCCGTTACGTTTATTACCGGCGGCCGACATTATTGGCTCGAGAGGGTGTTGGCTGATGCCTTTCTTCCAATTCTGGCGATCTTGCTTCGGGTCCCAGCAGATATGGCAATAGCCGCGGGCGTTATCTTCTTCGTCCCCGATACTTGTGCTCACCTCAACGTCCGCATGCCGCTCGGTCGGTTTGTGACATGGATAAACAATCCGCAATGGCATCGCATCCATCATTCAGTCCTGATGGAGCATCGGGACAAGAACTTCGCCTCCTTTTTCCCGCTCTGGGACATTCTGTTCGGCACAGCGTGGGTGCCGAGACCGGACGAGTACCCTGCAACAGGACTTGTGCCCGCTGAACGAGTAGACATCATAAATAGCGTGATCTGGCCAATCCGGCATCTTCGGCATCGTGAGGCAAAAAACGAACTGGGTTAA
- a CDS encoding sterol desaturase family protein — MSDLFGLKQFLLTLLIFVPFERLFAARPQKIFRRGLLTDMAFLFLNGWLVMVGVIVIVAVATLVNQSILPSAVKQAIDDLPYLVQAPLVIVIGDLGVYWTHRILHVVPAMWHIHAVHHAVEELDWLAAVHQHPLDLMFMKAGSLFPLFALGFSTEAIGTYFLVYYWQAYLVHANVRLSYGPLRYVLVSPEFHHWHHSSETEARDKNFAGVFAFYDLLFGSVYLPEGQKPKTFGVNHSMPSNYLALLAYPFITWASSRKRGDPSGT, encoded by the coding sequence ATGAGCGATCTATTTGGGCTGAAGCAGTTTTTGCTGACGCTTTTGATCTTCGTGCCGTTTGAGCGGCTATTTGCTGCGAGGCCTCAGAAGATTTTTAGGCGTGGCCTGCTGACCGATATGGCCTTCCTGTTTCTCAACGGGTGGTTGGTGATGGTCGGCGTGATCGTCATCGTCGCAGTGGCCACTCTGGTCAATCAATCGATACTGCCTTCAGCCGTGAAGCAGGCGATCGACGATCTTCCGTATTTGGTTCAAGCGCCCCTTGTGATCGTGATCGGGGATCTCGGGGTCTACTGGACACACCGCATCCTGCATGTCGTGCCTGCCATGTGGCACATCCATGCCGTTCACCACGCTGTCGAAGAACTGGACTGGCTCGCTGCAGTTCATCAGCATCCGCTTGATCTGATGTTCATGAAGGCCGGCTCGCTGTTTCCGCTCTTCGCGCTCGGCTTCTCGACAGAAGCGATCGGGACTTACTTCCTCGTCTACTACTGGCAGGCCTATCTCGTTCATGCCAACGTGCGCTTGAGCTACGGCCCTTTGCGCTACGTCCTGGTGTCGCCGGAATTTCACCACTGGCACCACAGCAGCGAGACGGAAGCCAGGGACAAGAACTTCGCCGGGGTGTTCGCGTTCTACGATCTGCTGTTCGGAAGCGTCTATCTTCCAGAAGGGCAGAAGCCGAAAACGTTTGGCGTCAATCATTCGATGCCGTCCAACTATTTGGCTCTTTTGGCTTACCCGTTCATCACATGGGCATCGAGCCGTAAGCGCGGCGATCCGTCGGGCACCTAG
- a CDS encoding phosphatase PAP2 family protein, with protein MLMQNRAGIAKPIYRSHAVWVIIVLIGCVDVLWVWWAGIRIVPDLKTPLGLAVLLLINYVYVTLRQKPRIAVLAAAAAQLVAFTAVYGVLTYLAARSNFPLIDPYLSAADASVGFDWLALFNWTKDHPDINSVLGFIYGTGTVQIAVLLILLNVFGMLERTTEFVWLFVLTLLIIIPFSWLIPAEGAWAYYGVAHLTSAYYLPDFFALRDGTMQEIVVGKMTGIVQFPSFHTALALILIYATRGIRILFPASLGLNALMIASTPVAGGHYLVDIVGGAALVPLAILILGWGQRGASKHRLADTGVLSVVRD; from the coding sequence ATGCTCATGCAAAATCGTGCGGGAATAGCGAAGCCGATCTACCGTAGCCACGCGGTCTGGGTGATCATCGTCCTGATCGGATGCGTAGATGTGTTGTGGGTATGGTGGGCCGGCATAAGGATTGTGCCCGATCTGAAGACCCCGCTCGGTCTGGCGGTGCTGCTTCTGATAAATTATGTCTACGTCACATTAAGGCAGAAGCCAAGGATCGCAGTTCTCGCCGCTGCTGCGGCACAACTGGTGGCGTTTACAGCGGTTTACGGCGTTCTCACCTATCTCGCGGCCAGATCCAATTTTCCGCTCATCGACCCGTATCTTTCAGCGGCAGATGCTTCGGTCGGATTCGATTGGCTTGCGCTGTTCAACTGGACTAAAGACCATCCTGACATCAATTCGGTGCTCGGTTTTATCTATGGGACCGGAACGGTGCAGATCGCCGTTCTCCTCATCCTGCTAAACGTGTTCGGAATGCTTGAGCGCACGACCGAATTCGTATGGCTGTTCGTACTGACATTGTTGATCATCATCCCGTTCTCCTGGCTCATTCCCGCCGAGGGAGCGTGGGCCTATTACGGGGTAGCGCACCTCACCAGCGCCTACTACCTGCCTGACTTTTTTGCACTGCGCGACGGGACGATGCAGGAAATCGTCGTGGGTAAAATGACAGGCATCGTTCAGTTTCCATCCTTCCATACCGCCCTTGCGCTCATTCTGATTTATGCCACCCGTGGAATTCGTATCTTGTTTCCCGCATCGCTCGGATTGAACGCGCTGATGATCGCTTCAACGCCCGTAGCCGGCGGACACTACCTTGTAGACATCGTTGGCGGCGCGGCCCTGGTCCCACTGGCCATCCTGATTCTTGGTTGGGGGCAGCGAGGGGCAAGCAAGCATCGGCTTGCCGACACCGGCGTGCTGAGCGTGGTGAGGGATTGA
- a CDS encoding A24 family peptidase, which produces MSWIASTTSCLEIALLLYVATIDIATRLIRNEICLALALLGIVGQMASPMQVVQSLIVAAILLLVLFVIYQRGLIGGGDVKLLVALATGLPLTGVIGLLTVTALAGGALGVVHLMMRALPQPRLAPAGSSLVRRVYAIERWRHLRHAPLPYGVAIACGGIWNILSKGL; this is translated from the coding sequence ATGAGTTGGATTGCTTCCACGACCTCGTGTCTGGAAATCGCATTGTTGTTGTATGTCGCAACGATCGATATCGCGACGCGATTGATTAGAAATGAAATTTGTCTGGCGCTGGCGCTCCTTGGGATCGTCGGTCAAATGGCCAGCCCGATGCAGGTCGTCCAGTCGCTGATCGTCGCGGCGATCCTGTTGCTGGTGCTTTTCGTGATCTACCAGCGCGGATTGATCGGTGGCGGCGATGTTAAGCTGCTGGTTGCGCTGGCGACCGGTCTGCCGCTCACCGGCGTGATCGGATTGTTGACCGTAACCGCACTGGCCGGCGGAGCTCTCGGCGTGGTGCATCTGATGATGCGTGCGCTGCCGCAGCCCAGGCTGGCGCCCGCCGGATCGTCGCTGGTGCGCCGTGTCTACGCGATCGAGCGCTGGCGTCATTTGCGGCACGCACCGCTCCCTTACGGGGTCGCCATCGCGTGCGGAGGTATTTGGAACATTTTAAGCAAAGGATTGTGA
- the cpaB gene encoding Flp pilus assembly protein CpaB, producing MSSALRLSIIMVLLLAATALGLIAYNMSRPEAPVAVAEKAPAPAAAPATVGYFVAARPLPKGTLTREDDFTVRQAPPEGAPAGAILDTPETKIGLPGSLVRKFVDAGSPITLQDILRPRDRGFLASVLAPDSRAISIKVDEETGVSGLIRPGDNVDVVLTQVFEKADPARRAVSETVLSNVRVIAIDQEIAQGGRPIGNAVNNAVAAKSAQTVSLELAPDQVKKITVAKQLGTLSLVVRAAADQWNKADNGDISSCDVSPELARQSAIAGQSTTIAIYNSGGVKQYSVRKDDSDEGDVLVACDGSSETSRGTTTAMRDASKLPEKR from the coding sequence ATGTCATCCGCTTTGCGCCTTTCGATCATCATGGTGCTGTTGCTCGCAGCCACAGCGCTCGGGCTCATCGCCTATAACATGAGCCGGCCGGAGGCACCGGTGGCGGTCGCGGAGAAGGCGCCGGCGCCGGCAGCAGCTCCGGCCACGGTCGGCTATTTTGTTGCGGCACGTCCCTTACCGAAAGGCACGCTGACCCGCGAAGACGACTTCACCGTACGTCAGGCGCCGCCGGAAGGTGCTCCGGCCGGCGCGATCCTTGACACGCCGGAGACCAAGATCGGGCTTCCTGGCTCCCTGGTTCGCAAGTTCGTCGACGCCGGCAGCCCGATCACCCTGCAGGACATCTTGCGCCCGCGCGATCGCGGCTTCCTCGCCAGCGTCCTGGCGCCGGATAGCCGCGCCATCAGCATCAAGGTTGACGAGGAGACGGGCGTCTCGGGTCTGATCAGGCCGGGCGACAATGTGGATGTCGTGTTGACCCAGGTTTTCGAGAAGGCGGATCCAGCGCGTCGGGCCGTCAGCGAAACCGTTCTGTCCAATGTGCGCGTGATCGCGATCGATCAGGAGATTGCACAGGGCGGGCGACCCATTGGCAATGCCGTGAACAATGCCGTGGCAGCCAAGTCGGCGCAAACCGTGTCGCTGGAGCTCGCCCCCGATCAGGTCAAGAAGATCACGGTCGCGAAGCAACTTGGAACACTTTCACTGGTCGTGCGGGCAGCAGCCGATCAGTGGAACAAGGCGGACAATGGCGACATTTCGAGCTGCGATGTGTCTCCGGAGCTTGCCCGACAGAGTGCAATTGCCGGGCAGAGCACAACGATCGCGATCTACAACAGTGGGGGCGTCAAGCAGTACTCGGTGAGGAAGGATGATTCGGATGAGGGTGACGTGCTTGTCGCCTGCGATGGGTCGTCGGAGACGAGCCGTGGGACCACGACGGCGATGCGTGACGCGAGCAAGTTGCCGGAGAAACGCTGA
- a CDS encoding AAA family ATPase, translating into MLETDTDLFALVTDISGIDDPFEELERLASVCPPDVRVALIGENREITFYRELMEIGLTEYLPRPITRDMVLDQLRPKLLGDVAPAQNDRGGHVVSICGAQGGAGATSIAINLALQLAETTKAKVALLDLHLQGGETAVMLGVRAGPGLRIALENPMRADTLFLERAAIEVNERVCLISGDEDLDAQLDITEAGVRHVLGLLRQRFNYIVVDVPVPFPPSIHPVITLSRHVLVLLEAEVTGLRNAHALRNAVTNIAGKDRVFTLLNRADRAGGLPKETIVKALGAEPDMVIPDLGKGMTQAVNLGIPALKHVSGLRRHLAPIVREITGVGAERKGRWRRWLGL; encoded by the coding sequence ATGCTCGAGACCGACACCGACCTGTTCGCGCTGGTGACCGACATCAGCGGGATCGATGATCCGTTCGAAGAGCTGGAGCGACTGGCCAGCGTCTGCCCGCCCGATGTCCGGGTGGCGCTGATCGGTGAGAACAGGGAGATCACCTTCTACCGCGAGCTGATGGAAATCGGCCTGACCGAGTACCTTCCTCGGCCGATCACCCGCGATATGGTGCTGGACCAGCTGCGGCCGAAGCTGCTCGGCGACGTCGCGCCCGCTCAGAACGATCGCGGCGGACACGTGGTTTCGATCTGCGGTGCCCAGGGCGGCGCCGGCGCGACGAGTATCGCGATCAATCTCGCGCTGCAATTGGCTGAGACCACCAAGGCCAAGGTCGCGCTGCTCGATCTCCATCTGCAGGGCGGCGAAACCGCTGTTATGCTGGGGGTGCGGGCTGGACCCGGGCTGCGGATTGCGCTGGAGAACCCGATGCGGGCGGACACGCTGTTCCTCGAGCGCGCGGCGATCGAGGTCAATGAGCGGGTTTGCCTGATCTCGGGCGACGAGGATCTGGATGCGCAGCTCGACATCACCGAGGCGGGAGTGCGGCACGTGCTGGGTCTGCTCCGCCAGCGCTTCAACTACATCGTTGTCGACGTCCCGGTGCCGTTCCCTCCGTCGATCCATCCGGTGATCACGCTGTCGCGTCACGTGCTGGTGCTGCTGGAAGCCGAGGTGACCGGGCTGCGCAACGCGCATGCACTGCGCAACGCCGTCACCAACATCGCCGGCAAGGACCGCGTCTTTACCCTGCTGAATCGGGCCGACCGGGCCGGCGGCCTCCCCAAGGAGACGATCGTCAAGGCCCTGGGCGCAGAGCCGGACATGGTGATCCCGGATCTCGGCAAGGGAATGACCCAGGCGGTCAATCTCGGAATTCCGGCCCTGAAGCACGTCTCCGGTTTGCGACGCCATCTCGCTCCGATCGTGCGGGAGATTACCGGCGTCGGCGCCGAGCGAAAGGGACGGTGGAGGAGGTGGCTCGGGCTATGA
- a CDS encoding CpaF family protein, with the protein MKKFGRRADETPTRLPALMPSLPAAEPSMSQTAPVSPPAAPSLVSSSALPSMQRRDEPSSHHPVMPASLRERVMEQIDPSVAATVSREVLRRQIEEIIHGIANQERLELSGREQIQLADEIADDMTGYGPLRPLLLDETINDIMINGPANIYVERSGKLERVAVRFRDNDHIVSVAQKIAAQVGRRVDESSPMVDCRLPDGSRVNIILPPLAIHSPCISIRKFPNRRLNIAGMIENGSMSAAIGQLLEIAARCRLNVLVSGGTGSGKTTLLNAMSQFIDHSERVVTIEDAAELQLQQPHVISLETRPPSLEGTGQVTQRDLLWNALRMRPDRIVVGEVRGAEAFDMLQAMNTGHDGSISTVHANSTRDALTRIENMVQMGQVNLPSRAIRAQIVAALDLIVQVERMRDGQRRIVQISEVIGLESDVITTNDIAAFEYKDEDVHGRISGTYRSTNAIPKFKSRLVYYGLDRAWADAMRQI; encoded by the coding sequence ATGAAAAAGTTCGGGAGGCGCGCAGACGAAACGCCAACGCGTTTGCCTGCACTGATGCCGAGCTTGCCGGCGGCAGAGCCAAGCATGTCGCAAACCGCACCGGTCTCGCCGCCGGCGGCGCCGAGCTTGGTGTCATCGAGCGCCCTCCCGTCGATGCAGAGGCGCGACGAGCCTTCGAGCCATCATCCGGTGATGCCGGCGTCGCTGCGCGAGCGGGTGATGGAGCAGATTGATCCGTCGGTCGCCGCCACCGTCTCGCGGGAGGTTCTCCGGCGGCAGATCGAGGAGATCATCCATGGCATCGCCAATCAGGAGCGGCTCGAACTGTCGGGTCGCGAGCAGATTCAGCTGGCGGACGAGATCGCGGACGACATGACCGGTTACGGGCCGCTCCGTCCGCTGCTGCTGGATGAAACGATCAACGACATCATGATCAACGGGCCGGCCAACATCTACGTCGAGCGAAGCGGCAAGCTGGAGCGGGTCGCCGTGCGATTCCGCGACAACGATCATATCGTGTCGGTCGCGCAGAAGATCGCTGCGCAGGTCGGCCGGCGTGTCGACGAATCCAGCCCGATGGTGGACTGCCGCCTGCCGGACGGTAGCCGCGTCAACATCATCCTCCCACCGCTCGCGATCCATAGCCCCTGCATCTCCATCCGAAAATTCCCGAATCGGCGCCTGAACATCGCCGGAATGATCGAAAACGGCTCGATGAGCGCGGCCATCGGACAATTGCTGGAGATTGCCGCGCGGTGCCGGCTCAATGTTCTTGTCTCCGGCGGTACCGGTTCCGGCAAGACCACGCTGCTGAACGCGATGAGCCAGTTCATCGATCACAGCGAGCGCGTCGTTACGATCGAGGATGCGGCGGAGTTGCAGCTGCAACAGCCGCATGTGATCAGCCTGGAGACGCGCCCCCCGAGCCTCGAAGGCACGGGACAGGTGACGCAACGCGACCTCTTGTGGAATGCCCTGCGCATGCGCCCCGACCGGATCGTGGTGGGCGAGGTCCGCGGCGCTGAAGCATTCGACATGCTGCAGGCGATGAACACCGGCCATGACGGCTCGATCTCCACGGTGCATGCCAACAGCACCCGTGATGCGCTGACCCGCATCGAAAACATGGTGCAGATGGGGCAGGTCAACCTGCCGTCGCGTGCGATCCGCGCTCAGATCGTCGCCGCGCTGGATCTTATCGTGCAGGTCGAACGCATGCGGGACGGGCAACGCCGCATCGTCCAGATCAGCGAGGTGATCGGGCTCGAAAGTGATGTGATCACAACCAATGATATCGCGGCGTTCGAGTACAAGGACGAGGACGTTCACGGCCGGATATCTGGCACTTACAGGTCCACCAACGCGATCCCGAAATTCAAGAGCCGCCTTGTCTATTATGGGCTTGACCGAGCCTGGGCAGACGCGATGAGGCAGATATGA
- a CDS encoding type II secretion system F family protein, which yields MTSLWLDARQRRVDRQLEIALPAGQAASLPSIRRAQAASRWQSIHRLTNYKPDIAYGFHPAYVLVAGLIAAGAVVYANRLLHYPTLQVSVAAVVVGFLVVRGLFKWQQQRFANQLFRQLPDAIQLVTSTVRSGLPVNEAFRTISREMPQPTSGQFAIVCSELNLGRPPEEAVEAVYRRTQVSEYAMFAVTLAVQLKSGGSLAETLQTLAETVSQRVALAARAKALAGEVIFSSRALSLAPLIVGGLLYAINPQSIDLLFTDPTGNKLLAYAIGSVLVGHFVIRWMIRRETTL from the coding sequence ATGACGTCGCTGTGGCTCGATGCGCGACAACGCCGCGTCGACCGTCAGCTCGAGATAGCTCTGCCGGCTGGCCAGGCGGCGAGCCTGCCATCCATCCGTCGTGCACAGGCGGCGTCCCGATGGCAGTCGATCCATCGCCTCACGAACTACAAGCCCGATATCGCTTACGGCTTTCATCCAGCCTATGTGCTCGTTGCCGGCCTCATTGCGGCGGGAGCCGTCGTCTACGCCAATCGTCTGCTGCATTATCCGACGCTCCAGGTGTCGGTCGCGGCCGTTGTCGTGGGCTTCCTGGTGGTGCGTGGCCTGTTCAAATGGCAGCAGCAACGCTTTGCCAATCAACTGTTTCGGCAGCTTCCTGATGCGATCCAGCTGGTGACAAGCACGGTTCGATCGGGGCTGCCGGTCAACGAAGCCTTTCGCACGATCTCTCGCGAGATGCCGCAGCCGACATCCGGCCAGTTCGCCATCGTATGCAGCGAATTGAATCTCGGAAGGCCCCCCGAAGAAGCTGTCGAGGCCGTTTACCGACGCACGCAAGTGTCGGAATACGCGATGTTTGCGGTGACCCTTGCGGTCCAGTTGAAGTCGGGCGGCAGTCTGGCCGAGACCTTGCAGACACTGGCTGAGACCGTGAGCCAGCGAGTTGCACTGGCTGCCCGCGCCAAGGCGCTGGCAGGAGAGGTGATCTTTTCTTCTCGCGCGCTTTCGCTTGCGCCCCTGATCGTAGGAGGATTGCTCTACGCGATCAATCCGCAGTCGATTGATCTGCTGTTCACCGACCCGACCGGAAACAAGCTTCTGGCCTACGCGATAGGCTCGGTGCTGGTCGGGCACTTCGTGATACGCTGGATGATCAGAAGGGAAACGACGCTATGA
- a CDS encoding type II secretion system F family protein, which yields MTGSLGLATLAVAVAAATFVLIIREMHLRALNTRVSNAVLGIPDPSSSSKDLTGWLSSVGARYRRFYAEENLDQLRTILQSSGFNHHRTLPIWIGVKVVSTFLFPIAAFIAAQLLERPLSDVLIFTLFGLAIGIMGPRLILLVAKRRFDAAIRLGTPDTIDLLVVCSEAGMGLESGLERVAEEMKETNSAMAQVLRGLLDDLRILPNRADAFEKLASTSEGLRRFGTMVSQSLQYGTPLSQALRAIAVDLRRERITKLEERAHKLGAKLTVPMVLFLLPAMFVILGGSPFLHLMGAFNNIGK from the coding sequence ATGACAGGTAGTCTCGGCCTCGCGACCCTTGCCGTTGCAGTCGCGGCTGCAACCTTCGTGCTGATCATCCGCGAAATGCATCTCCGGGCCCTGAATACCCGTGTATCGAACGCGGTGCTGGGCATTCCTGACCCGTCGAGCTCGTCAAAGGATCTGACCGGATGGCTTTCATCGGTTGGCGCGCGCTATCGGCGCTTCTATGCCGAGGAAAACCTGGACCAGCTCCGAACTATTCTTCAGTCATCAGGCTTCAACCATCATCGAACATTGCCGATCTGGATCGGCGTCAAAGTCGTCAGTACGTTCCTGTTCCCGATCGCTGCGTTCATTGCTGCGCAGCTTCTCGAAAGACCGCTGAGCGACGTTCTGATCTTCACGCTGTTTGGCCTGGCGATCGGAATCATGGGGCCGCGGTTGATCCTGCTTGTTGCGAAACGGCGATTTGATGCGGCCATCAGGCTCGGCACGCCCGATACCATCGATCTGTTGGTCGTTTGCAGCGAAGCGGGAATGGGCCTTGAGAGCGGACTGGAACGCGTGGCTGAAGAGATGAAGGAGACCAATTCGGCCATGGCGCAGGTGTTGCGCGGTCTCCTCGATGATCTGCGGATCTTGCCAAATCGTGCCGATGCATTCGAGAAGCTGGCCTCCACGTCGGAGGGCCTTCGCCGCTTCGGCACCATGGTCAGCCAGAGCCTGCAGTATGGAACGCCGTTAAGTCAGGCGCTACGCGCTATAGCGGTCGATCTTCGTCGAGAGAGGATCACCAAGCTGGAAGAACGAGCTCACAAGCTGGGCGCCAAGCTGACCGTCCCGATGGTGCTGTTTCTGCTCCCAGCCATGTTCGTCATTCTGGGTGGAAGTCCATTTCTGCATCTCATGGGCGCGTTCAACAACATTGGTAAGTAA
- a CDS encoding isoprenylcysteine carboxylmethyltransferase family protein gives MSTMTLSTSLSYDRTLRFLGSAWFMLLALCVALKLGSSPGSVPSLLSSLCLATFYVLLALLILTRPPAKAHADGLMPRIAAFVGTYLPWTITLFGKTEGALPNVASTVCVLAGMIMMLVTIRHLGRSFSIVPQAHSVVQSGPYRWIKHPLYLSEEIAVLGVVLQYLSPLTVALLILHIGIQVSRILYEEDLLRRTLPEYSSYEAARWRLIPYVW, from the coding sequence ATGAGTACGATGACCCTGTCGACAAGCCTGTCTTATGATCGGACGCTCCGATTCCTGGGCAGCGCGTGGTTCATGTTGCTGGCGCTTTGCGTCGCCCTTAAGCTCGGGTCGTCGCCTGGGTCCGTGCCATCACTCCTGTCGAGTCTTTGCCTCGCGACCTTTTACGTGCTCCTGGCGCTGTTGATCCTCACGCGTCCGCCTGCGAAGGCGCATGCCGACGGCCTGATGCCGAGAATAGCGGCGTTCGTCGGCACCTATCTGCCATGGACGATCACCCTTTTCGGCAAGACCGAGGGGGCGTTGCCGAACGTGGCGTCGACCGTTTGCGTCCTGGCGGGCATGATCATGATGCTCGTCACGATCCGGCATCTGGGGCGGTCGTTCAGTATAGTGCCACAGGCGCATTCCGTGGTGCAAAGCGGTCCGTATCGATGGATCAAGCACCCGCTCTATTTGTCGGAGGAAATCGCGGTACTGGGCGTCGTGTTGCAATACCTGAGCCCGCTGACGGTTGCTTTGCTGATTCTGCACATCGGCATTCAGGTATCGCGCATTCTGTACGAGGAAGACCTGCTTCGGCGCACGCTTCCTGAGTACTCCAGCTACGAAGCGGCGCGCTGGAGATTGATTCCTTATGTCTGGTGA